A window from Malania oleifera isolate guangnan ecotype guangnan chromosome 7, ASM2987363v1, whole genome shotgun sequence encodes these proteins:
- the LOC131159214 gene encoding nascent polypeptide-associated complex subunit alpha-like protein 1, translating into MTAQTQEELLAAHLEQQKIDPDEPVLDDEDDEDEDDDDDKDEDDVEGQEGDASGRSKQSRSEKKSRKAMLKLGMKPIPGVSRVTVKKSKNILFVISKPDVFKSPASDTYIVFGEAKIEDLSSQLQTQAAEQFKAPNLSQVISKPESPVIAQDDEDVDETGVEPKDIELVMTQAGVSRSKAVKALKAADGDIVSAIMELTN; encoded by the exons CCTGATGAGCCTGTGcttgatgatgaagatgatgaggatGAGGATGACGACGATGACAAGGATGAAGACGATGTTGAAG GACAAGAAGGAGATGCAAGCGGGAGGTCAAAGCAAAGCAGGAGTGAAAAGAAGAGTCGGAAGGCAATGCTGAAACTTGGGATGAAGCCAATACCAGGTGTCAGTCGTGTTACTGTCAAGAAGAGCAAGAAT ATTCTGTTTGTCATCTCCAAACCAGATGTTTTCAAGAGCCCTGCTTCGGACACATACATTGTGTTTGGAGAAGCCAAAATTGAGGATTTGAGCTCACAGTTGCAGACTCAAGCTGCGGAGCAGTTCAAGGCACCCAATTTGAGTCAAGTGATATCAAAGCCTGAGTCGCCGGTCATCGCACAAGATGATGAAGATGTGGATGAGACAGGTGTGGAGCCAAAGGACATTGAGTTGGTGATGACACAGGCCGGGGTGTCAAGGTCAAAGGCTGTGAAGGCACTCAAGGCTGCAGATGGAGACATCGTTTCTGCTATTATGGAATTAACAAACTAG